A region from the Methanofollis liminatans DSM 4140 genome encodes:
- a CDS encoding cobyrinate a,c-diamide synthase, translating into MIPAIVIAGTHSGCGKTTIASGVMAALRARGLVVQPFKVGPDFIDPSHHTAICGRPSRNLDPYMMGTDGVVRTFISASAGADIAVVEGVMGMYDGLEGEETGSTAHVAKILGAPVVLVADIKGMSRSAHALVGGYTAFDPAVRFAGVIFNRVGSPRHRQMIEKYLSITALGWVPTEREKSVGSRHLGLAMAGEASMAAFGEVCAEHCDLDALIGSASSSPPAAPAPVRQGQQPSVRLGVALDAAFCFYYQDNLDLLSQAGAEIVPFSPLTEALPDVDGLYLGGGYPELHAGALSRSPCTREIRAAAADGLPVYAECGGLLYLCERLSCGEGDFRMAGVLPGEAGMHGRFQALGYVDARSTGASPLLPAGLSFRGHEFHYSSVETAPDARFALDLGRGKGIVDGKDGLSEHAVLGGYSHAYLTGNFADAFVAAMGRYRRGR; encoded by the coding sequence ATGATCCCGGCAATCGTCATCGCAGGCACCCACTCGGGCTGCGGCAAGACCACCATCGCCAGCGGCGTCATGGCGGCGCTGCGGGCGCGGGGTCTTGTCGTCCAGCCCTTCAAGGTCGGCCCTGACTTCATCGACCCCTCCCACCACACCGCCATCTGCGGCCGCCCGTCGAGAAACCTCGATCCCTACATGATGGGTACAGACGGCGTGGTCAGGACCTTCATCTCGGCCTCGGCAGGTGCGGACATCGCCGTCGTCGAAGGCGTGATGGGAATGTACGACGGCCTTGAGGGCGAAGAGACCGGGAGCACGGCGCATGTGGCGAAGATCCTGGGCGCCCCGGTTGTCCTTGTCGCCGACATCAAGGGGATGTCGAGGAGCGCCCATGCGCTCGTCGGCGGTTACACCGCCTTCGATCCCGCCGTCCGCTTTGCCGGGGTGATCTTCAACCGCGTCGGGAGCCCGCGGCACCGGCAGATGATCGAAAAATACCTCTCCATTACTGCCCTCGGGTGGGTGCCGACCGAGCGGGAAAAGAGCGTCGGGAGCCGCCACCTCGGGCTTGCGATGGCCGGCGAGGCGAGCATGGCCGCCTTCGGGGAGGTGTGCGCCGAGCACTGCGACCTCGACGCCCTGATAGGATCGGCGTCGTCGTCGCCGCCTGCTGCCCCCGCGCCGGTGCGGCAGGGGCAGCAGCCTTCGGTCCGCCTGGGCGTCGCCCTCGACGCCGCCTTCTGCTTCTATTACCAGGACAACCTCGACCTCCTCAGTCAGGCCGGGGCAGAAATCGTCCCCTTCTCCCCCCTCACCGAGGCTCTCCCCGACGTCGACGGCCTCTATCTCGGCGGGGGCTATCCCGAACTCCATGCCGGGGCGCTCTCCCGCTCCCCCTGCACCCGCGAGATCAGGGCGGCCGCCGCGGACGGACTGCCGGTCTATGCCGAGTGCGGCGGCCTCCTCTACCTCTGCGAACGCCTCTCCTGCGGGGAGGGAGACTTCAGGATGGCCGGCGTCCTGCCAGGCGAGGCCGGTATGCACGGGCGTTTCCAGGCCCTCGGCTACGTGGACGCCCGGAGCACGGGGGCATCGCCGCTTCTTCCGGCCGGGCTCTCTTTCAGGGGGCACGAATTCCATTACTCCTCGGTCGAGACCGCCCCGGATGCCCGCTTCGCCCTGGACCTCGGGCGAGGGAAGGGGATCGTGGACGGGAAGGACGGTCTATCTGAGCACGCCGTCCTCGGGGGCTACAGCCACGCCTATCTGACCGGTAACTTCGCCGACGCCTTTGTGGCGGCGATGGGGCGCTACCGGCGGGGACGGTGA
- a CDS encoding magnesium chelatase subunit D family protein → MTENSHLKRKILPFSAIIGQDEMKLALLLNAVNPAIGGVLIRGEKGTAKSTAARALADLLPEIEVVPGCPFGCSPDDPEQQCDRCREQYEHEGIAGRERRRVRVVTLPLGSTEDRVVGTVDVERAIREGICALEPGVLAAANRGILYIDEVNLLDDHVVDILLDAAVTGINIVEREGISLAHPARFILIGTMNPEEGELRPQLLDRFGLQVTVGGITDLEERLRVVEAVGAFEADPDGFLKMWEPEQERLRRAIVRARALLPAVTIGRDLTRQIVAACISLGVMTHRAELTVIRTARTIAALEGREEVSAEDVKRAMALALPHRMRKRPFEEPKLEPEMLDSLIGGDKAPEGEGEAGEPDEGPSSGGGDGGGESGRTGKGREQVFSPGDAIDPGAIRPAEPDCLIRKASGRRKPVLTRKGGRSVSARPGKSDLDLVGTVRAAAPHQRRRDKGALALAVESGDLRQKVRRGSAPVGALFVVDASGSMGAERRMESAKGAVLSLISESYIRRDRVGLVAFRGSGADLLLPMTHAVDSAVLRLDGMPTGGKTPLVPALLKGMEVLLSERKKYPDLVPLLVLISDCRPNVGLGGSIREEVVQASTLLGECGIRAVVIDTEASSSSLVPLSLGFGRTIAEHAGGSYYRLSDLTAGGIGAIVRLEQGLSVDPETGYAAMPSNLQI, encoded by the coding sequence ATGACCGAAAATAGCCATCTAAAACGGAAAATTCTCCCATTTTCTGCGATCATCGGGCAGGACGAGATGAAACTCGCTCTCCTCCTCAATGCCGTGAACCCTGCGATCGGCGGCGTGTTGATCAGAGGGGAGAAGGGAACTGCAAAGTCGACGGCGGCGCGGGCGCTTGCCGACCTGCTCCCGGAGATCGAGGTCGTTCCAGGCTGTCCCTTCGGCTGCAGCCCCGACGATCCCGAACAGCAGTGCGACCGCTGCCGGGAACAGTATGAACACGAGGGGATCGCCGGGCGCGAGCGACGGCGCGTCCGTGTCGTCACTCTGCCCCTCGGTTCGACGGAGGATCGCGTCGTCGGGACGGTGGATGTGGAGCGGGCGATCAGGGAAGGGATATGCGCCCTCGAACCAGGGGTTCTCGCCGCGGCAAACCGGGGGATCCTGTACATCGACGAGGTGAACCTCCTCGACGACCATGTGGTGGACATCCTCCTCGACGCCGCCGTGACCGGCATCAATATCGTCGAGCGGGAGGGCATATCCCTCGCCCACCCGGCGCGCTTCATCCTGATCGGGACGATGAACCCCGAAGAAGGAGAACTCCGCCCGCAACTTCTCGACCGGTTCGGCCTCCAGGTGACGGTCGGCGGCATCACCGATCTCGAGGAGAGGCTGCGGGTCGTCGAGGCGGTCGGTGCTTTCGAGGCCGATCCCGACGGATTCCTGAAGATGTGGGAGCCCGAGCAGGAGCGCCTCCGCCGGGCGATAGTCCGTGCGCGTGCCCTCCTCCCGGCCGTCACCATCGGCCGCGACCTGACCAGGCAGATCGTCGCGGCGTGCATCTCTCTCGGCGTCATGACCCATCGGGCCGAGCTGACGGTGATCAGAACGGCGCGAACGATCGCCGCCCTCGAAGGGCGGGAGGAGGTCTCGGCTGAGGACGTGAAGCGGGCGATGGCCCTCGCCCTCCCGCACCGGATGCGAAAACGCCCCTTCGAGGAGCCGAAACTCGAACCCGAAATGCTGGACTCTCTTATCGGTGGAGATAAAGCCCCTGAAGGGGAGGGCGAGGCCGGAGAACCGGACGAAGGTCCCTCTTCAGGCGGAGGTGACGGAGGCGGCGAGTCCGGCCGCACCGGGAAGGGGAGAGAGCAGGTCTTCTCGCCGGGAGATGCCATTGATCCCGGGGCGATCAGGCCGGCAGAGCCAGACTGTCTGATCCGGAAGGCCTCAGGCCGGCGCAAACCCGTGCTGACCCGGAAGGGCGGCCGGTCGGTATCGGCCCGTCCGGGAAAGTCGGACCTGGATCTTGTGGGGACGGTGCGGGCGGCGGCGCCGCACCAGCGCCGGCGAGATAAAGGGGCCCTGGCCCTTGCAGTAGAGAGCGGGGATCTGCGGCAGAAGGTCAGGCGCGGGAGCGCCCCGGTGGGTGCGCTCTTTGTCGTGGACGCAAGCGGATCGATGGGTGCCGAGCGGCGGATGGAGAGTGCGAAGGGTGCGGTCCTCTCTCTGATCTCTGAGTCGTACATCCGCCGGGATCGCGTCGGTCTGGTGGCCTTCAGGGGGAGCGGCGCTGATCTTCTTCTTCCTATGACCCATGCCGTCGATAGCGCCGTGCTGCGTCTTGACGGGATGCCGACCGGCGGAAAGACGCCGCTTGTGCCCGCCCTCCTGAAGGGCATGGAGGTGCTCCTTTCTGAACGGAAGAAATATCCCGATCTCGTCCCGCTGCTCGTGTTGATCAGCGACTGCCGCCCCAATGTGGGGCTTGGCGGATCGATCAGGGAGGAGGTGGTGCAGGCGTCCACGCTCCTGGGCGAGTGCGGGATCAGGGCGGTGGTGATCGACACGGAAGCATCTTCCTCGTCTCTTGTTCCGCTTTCATTGGGCTTCGGCCGCACGATCGCCGAGCATGCGGGTGGGAGTTATTATCGGCTTTCCGACCTGACAGCCGGGGGCATAGGTGCGATTGTCAGGCTGGAACAGGGATTATCCGTCGATCCGGAAACAGGGTATGCGGCTATGCCGAGCAATTTGCAGATCTGA
- the cobN gene encoding cobaltochelatase subunit CobN: MTNSTVAVMAWGNELPLFQEAAAELGLELRGWAVHDLKGDASLREECRGALGRADLVLVHPSSEPWWDEVMEGIAAGTPVATFGYNDAFWDASTAPLGVVATLNAYYLFGGRENIRNMLAYAVHELLGIDCPYCLPQLTLWEGIYHPDAPAPFTSAGEYRAWRPRRHPRSVGLLFSRTAWLTGDMAVVDALIREFERDCDVIPVLCFGTGDLETGALSSAAVIDLYFGDGIDALVESRSFIHASDADAYREQLSRLDCPVVHPLVLYHTTEEEWRSSREGMESDEIGWCVALPEFQGMIEMLPVGVAVAGDTGVHRSIPERVRRVADRLRAWMRLRNTPASERKVAFILHNKPCASVEGGVGAGAHLDTLESVARLLRVMAAAGYAVIPPADGEDLIRTILDRKAIAEFRWTAVGEIVEKGGALDLIEVERYMRWFSTLPDDVRQAVNDAWGEPPGGKEGVPPAMVYEGRIVVTGVRFGNAVVCVQPKRGCAGSRCDGTVCRILHDPEIPPTHQYLATYRWLEDEFGADAIVHVGTHGNLEFLPGKSAAPSGSCYPDIAIGRVPHLYIYNADNPPEGTAAKRRACATLVDHAQAAMVESGLYGPLKELEMQIADYRRAEGSDGARAHALTHTIRDLIASSGLAEEIGCSGGEMGDRPFEDVVAAAEDLLTVTYETRIPDGMHIFGEMPAGREKASYIAAIMRHSGDLVKTLCRMAGVDPDTADAALRREMEASADAFVNALLEGCAPLEAAHRALGERLNDSDISLDAVVETVCDLSARIDASDEIRSLLHGLDGGFVSPGPSGLVTRGKPEVLPTGRNFYSLDPFRVPTPAAWRVGSRLADLLLSRYLDEEGAYPENVAMYWMASDIMWADGEQCAQVLALIGCEPVWLEGRVRSFRIVPVEDLGRPRIDVTIRTSGILRDNFYSCIELIDDAVRAVAALNEPEEVNYVRKHTRASGSTDRIFGSRPGTYGNGVSLAVYASAWKDEAEIADVFLRWNGYAYGRGRYGASSEDGLSSQLSSVAMTFNKTATDEYDLLGCCCYFGTHGGLTAAARAIGGRDVPAYYGDTRDADRVAIRSLADEVRRVTRTKLLNPKWIEGMQRHGYKGAGDIARRVGTVYGWEATTGEVDDRIFDEITRTFVLDPGMKQFFEEENPWAFEEIGRRLLEAYGRGLWKPDDDVIDGLKEAYLEAEGWMEDSMGSGSEVQGGAIPAMSLADIDEWRKNDRK; this comes from the coding sequence ATGACGAATAGTACGGTTGCGGTAATGGCATGGGGGAACGAACTCCCTCTCTTTCAGGAGGCAGCAGCTGAACTCGGACTGGAGCTGAGGGGATGGGCCGTTCATGATCTCAAGGGAGATGCGTCGTTGAGAGAGGAATGCCGGGGTGCACTTGGCCGTGCCGACCTCGTCCTCGTCCACCCTTCGAGCGAGCCCTGGTGGGACGAGGTGATGGAGGGGATCGCCGCCGGGACGCCTGTGGCGACCTTCGGCTACAACGACGCCTTCTGGGACGCCTCGACCGCACCGCTCGGCGTCGTCGCCACCCTGAACGCCTACTATCTCTTCGGCGGGCGGGAGAATATCAGGAACATGCTCGCATATGCCGTGCACGAGCTCCTCGGCATCGACTGTCCCTATTGCCTGCCACAACTGACTCTCTGGGAGGGGATCTACCACCCGGACGCCCCGGCCCCGTTCACGTCTGCAGGCGAGTACCGCGCCTGGCGGCCGCGCCGGCATCCCCGGTCGGTAGGCCTCCTCTTCTCAAGAACCGCATGGCTCACAGGGGATATGGCCGTGGTCGACGCCCTGATCCGGGAGTTCGAGCGGGACTGCGACGTCATACCGGTCTTATGCTTCGGCACCGGCGACCTGGAGACCGGCGCCCTCTCCTCGGCGGCGGTCATAGACCTGTATTTTGGCGACGGCATCGATGCCCTTGTCGAGTCCAGATCGTTCATCCATGCCTCTGATGCCGACGCCTACCGGGAGCAACTCTCCCGGCTCGACTGTCCGGTCGTCCACCCCCTGGTGCTGTACCACACCACCGAGGAAGAATGGCGTTCGTCCAGGGAGGGCATGGAAAGCGACGAGATCGGGTGGTGCGTCGCCCTCCCCGAGTTCCAGGGGATGATCGAGATGCTCCCGGTCGGGGTTGCCGTGGCCGGGGATACGGGCGTCCACCGCTCCATCCCTGAGCGGGTCAGGCGCGTGGCTGACCGCCTCAGGGCCTGGATGCGGCTCAGGAACACGCCGGCGTCTGAACGGAAGGTGGCGTTCATCCTCCACAACAAGCCCTGCGCATCGGTCGAAGGAGGGGTCGGGGCCGGCGCCCATCTCGATACCCTGGAGAGCGTGGCGCGCCTCCTCAGGGTGATGGCCGCCGCCGGGTATGCGGTCATTCCTCCTGCCGATGGAGAAGACCTGATCAGGACGATCCTCGACCGCAAGGCGATCGCCGAGTTCAGGTGGACGGCCGTCGGCGAGATCGTGGAGAAGGGGGGTGCGCTCGACCTGATCGAGGTGGAGCGGTACATGCGCTGGTTTTCCACCCTGCCGGACGACGTCAGGCAGGCGGTCAACGATGCGTGGGGCGAACCGCCCGGCGGGAAAGAGGGCGTGCCCCCCGCTATGGTCTACGAGGGGCGGATCGTGGTCACCGGCGTGCGTTTTGGAAACGCCGTCGTCTGCGTCCAGCCAAAGCGCGGCTGTGCCGGGAGCCGGTGCGACGGCACGGTCTGCCGCATCCTGCACGACCCCGAGATCCCGCCCACCCACCAGTATCTCGCCACCTACCGCTGGCTCGAAGACGAGTTCGGCGCCGACGCCATCGTCCACGTCGGCACCCATGGCAACCTCGAGTTCCTGCCTGGAAAGAGTGCCGCCCCCTCGGGCTCGTGCTATCCCGACATCGCCATCGGGCGGGTGCCGCACCTCTACATCTACAACGCCGATAACCCGCCCGAAGGTACGGCCGCGAAGAGGCGGGCCTGCGCCACCCTCGTCGATCATGCCCAGGCGGCGATGGTGGAGAGCGGGCTCTACGGGCCGTTGAAAGAACTGGAGATGCAGATCGCCGATTACCGCCGGGCTGAGGGGAGCGACGGCGCCCGCGCCCATGCCCTCACCCATACGATCAGGGACCTGATCGCCTCTTCAGGCCTGGCCGAAGAGATCGGGTGTTCTGGCGGGGAGATGGGAGACCGCCCCTTTGAGGATGTCGTCGCCGCAGCCGAAGACCTCCTGACGGTCACCTATGAGACCAGGATCCCGGACGGGATGCACATCTTCGGCGAGATGCCGGCAGGGAGGGAAAAGGCGTCGTACATCGCCGCGATCATGCGCCACAGCGGCGATCTCGTGAAGACGCTCTGCAGGATGGCCGGCGTCGATCCAGACACCGCCGATGCCGCTCTTCGCCGGGAGATGGAGGCATCTGCTGACGCCTTCGTCAATGCCCTCCTCGAGGGGTGCGCGCCCCTTGAGGCGGCGCATCGAGCGCTTGGCGAACGGTTGAACGATTCTGATATTTCTCTGGATGCGGTGGTGGAGACGGTCTGCGATCTCTCGGCGCGGATCGATGCGTCCGACGAGATCAGGAGCCTCCTCCACGGACTGGACGGCGGTTTCGTCAGCCCCGGACCCTCGGGTCTTGTCACGCGGGGAAAACCTGAGGTCCTGCCAACCGGCCGGAACTTCTACTCCCTCGACCCCTTCCGTGTTCCCACCCCGGCGGCATGGCGGGTGGGTTCGAGGCTTGCCGACCTTCTCCTCTCCCGCTACCTCGACGAGGAGGGGGCATACCCCGAGAACGTCGCCATGTACTGGATGGCCTCTGACATCATGTGGGCGGACGGTGAGCAGTGCGCCCAGGTGCTCGCCCTGATCGGGTGCGAACCGGTCTGGCTGGAGGGGAGGGTGCGGTCCTTCAGGATCGTCCCGGTCGAGGACCTGGGCCGGCCGCGCATCGACGTGACGATCAGGACGAGTGGGATCCTGCGGGACAACTTCTACTCCTGCATCGAATTGATCGACGACGCCGTCCGTGCGGTCGCCGCCCTCAACGAACCTGAGGAGGTGAACTACGTGCGCAAGCATACCCGTGCGTCAGGGAGCACCGACCGGATCTTCGGGAGCAGGCCCGGAACCTATGGCAACGGCGTCTCCCTTGCGGTCTACGCATCGGCGTGGAAGGACGAGGCCGAGATTGCAGACGTCTTCCTGCGGTGGAACGGCTATGCCTACGGCAGGGGGCGCTACGGCGCCTCTTCCGAGGATGGGCTCTCCAGCCAGCTCTCCTCTGTCGCCATGACCTTCAACAAGACCGCAACGGACGAATACGATCTCCTCGGCTGCTGCTGTTACTTCGGGACGCATGGGGGCCTGACCGCGGCGGCCCGAGCCATCGGCGGGAGGGACGTCCCGGCCTACTACGGCGATACCCGCGATGCCGATCGCGTGGCGATCCGGAGCCTGGCCGACGAGGTGAGGCGGGTCACCAGGACAAAACTCCTCAACCCGAAGTGGATCGAGGGAATGCAACGCCACGGCTACAAGGGTGCCGGCGATATCGCCCGCCGTGTCGGCACCGTCTATGGATGGGAGGCGACGACCGGCGAGGTCGATGACCGGATCTTCGACGAGATCACGCGCACGTTTGTCCTCGATCCCGGTATGAAACAGTTTTTTGAGGAAGAGAACCCCTGGGCATTCGAAGAGATCGGGCGGCGGCTTCTTGAGGCCTACGGGCGCGGCCTCTGGAAGCCTGACGACGACGTGATCGACGGGCTGAAAGAGGCATATCTGGAGGCGGAAGGCTGGATGGAGGACTCGATGGGAAGCGGCAGCGAGGTGCAGGGAGGGGCGATCCCTGCGATGTCCCTTGCCGATATTGACGAATGGAGAAAAAATGACCGAAAATAG
- a CDS encoding cobalt-precorrin-7 (C(5))-methyltransferase — translation MKIVGVGCGPGMITAAAAAAIAGAAVIYGSDRAIDLARPYIREGAAVHEITDYKRLRSLPDDAVVLSTGDPMLAGLGYLGGEVIPGISSMQVAFARLGISLVKSAVVTAHGKDHAAAIADAALEVSRGRVVFLIADPAFSVPDLAAALPPEVRIAVCEDLGYPQERIALGTAGAPPVPESGLFVVVAGDL, via the coding sequence GTGAAGATCGTCGGTGTGGGCTGCGGCCCCGGCATGATCACGGCGGCAGCGGCGGCGGCGATCGCCGGGGCGGCGGTCATCTACGGATCAGATCGCGCCATCGACCTCGCCCGCCCCTATATCCGCGAGGGGGCGGCGGTGCACGAGATCACCGACTACAAACGCCTCCGGTCGCTCCCTGACGATGCGGTCGTCCTCTCGACCGGCGACCCCATGCTCGCGGGGCTCGGTTATCTCGGGGGCGAGGTGATCCCGGGCATCTCCTCGATGCAGGTTGCCTTCGCCCGTCTGGGGATCTCGCTGGTGAAGAGCGCGGTCGTCACCGCCCACGGGAAGGATCACGCGGCGGCGATCGCCGACGCCGCCCTGGAGGTCTCCCGCGGGCGGGTGGTCTTTCTCATCGCCGACCCTGCCTTCTCGGTCCCCGACCTTGCGGCGGCCCTGCCTCCCGAGGTGCGGATCGCCGTCTGCGAGGACCTCGGCTACCCGCAGGAGCGGATCGCCCTCGGGACGGCGGGAGCGCCGCCGGTTCCTGAAAGCGGGCTCTTCGTCGTGGTGGCTGGTGATCTCTGA
- a CDS encoding PEGA domain-containing protein — translation MMNYVHGLCDRLFFPVIGILLIFLLVPGVAAGSGETIGGNVSPELQASSGGDNWIASLWSGIFGIFGAQVEEMPAEPEEALLTPEDPLSPEADPVQTDGEDDSSSKTADLAVLSEPSGALISLDGEYTGRTTPATFSALSSGIHTVSLSPDGSSARFDKPLSLSGEQTLTVDLSTGSHTLSEGLVEIETYDGTGSIFVDSKPDGATIVIDGKTLQWKTPHVVSGIKPGVHTVSVKNGWVDFSVSTKKCLVESGLVTGVVFNQEQCYPRSVTLKSERFDKAEVSVNGKRLDQKIPATVEISGVSSFVSVRDDGGYYSFLVSDFIDGGAEYVLGDPAPATASVRVTSSPAGAGISVDGFDTGYATPYTIEHLSDGPHLISVSSPGYISTEQRVLLTDDLTPLEDAALSFVLESYPYGSLTITSKSEGAMIYLHGKDTGEVTPHTFRYMRIGTYDLKVIFGGTSQTRDDVTVLPDRDTVCRFDL, via the coding sequence ATGATGAACTATGTACATGGCCTCTGCGATCGCCTCTTTTTTCCGGTCATAGGTATTCTGCTGATCTTCCTCCTGGTCCCTGGCGTCGCTGCCGGATCCGGCGAGACGATTGGGGGCAACGTCTCCCCAGAACTACAGGCTTCCTCTGGCGGGGACAACTGGATAGCATCCCTGTGGTCGGGAATTTTCGGTATTTTCGGCGCTCAGGTCGAAGAGATGCCGGCAGAACCGGAAGAGGCGCTCCTGACGCCTGAAGACCCCCTGTCTCCCGAGGCCGATCCTGTCCAGACAGACGGTGAAGATGACTCATCCTCCAAAACCGCGGATCTGGCCGTTCTCTCAGAACCCTCTGGCGCCCTGATCTCCCTCGACGGTGAATACACCGGGAGGACGACACCCGCAACCTTTTCCGCTCTGTCTTCAGGTATCCACACCGTTTCTCTCTCTCCTGACGGATCGTCTGCCCGCTTTGATAAGCCCCTTTCCCTCTCAGGCGAACAGACCCTCACGGTCGATCTCTCGACCGGATCGCACACGCTCTCTGAGGGTCTTGTTGAGATCGAGACCTATGACGGCACCGGAAGTATCTTCGTCGACTCAAAGCCCGACGGTGCGACGATCGTGATCGACGGCAAGACGCTCCAGTGGAAGACGCCCCATGTCGTCTCCGGCATCAAACCCGGTGTCCATACGGTGAGCGTGAAGAACGGCTGGGTTGACTTTTCCGTTTCGACGAAAAAATGCCTTGTCGAATCTGGTCTTGTGACCGGCGTCGTGTTCAACCAGGAACAGTGCTATCCCCGTTCGGTGACTCTGAAGTCCGAAAGATTTGATAAGGCCGAGGTGTCGGTGAATGGGAAGCGCCTCGATCAGAAGATTCCGGCGACGGTCGAGATCTCGGGTGTCTCCTCGTTTGTCTCTGTCCGTGACGATGGCGGTTACTACTCCTTCCTGGTATCTGACTTTATCGACGGCGGGGCCGAATATGTGCTCGGCGATCCGGCCCCGGCTACCGCCTCGGTCAGGGTGACATCCAGCCCCGCAGGCGCCGGGATCTCTGTCGACGGTTTCGACACCGGGTATGCGACGCCCTACACGATTGAACACCTCTCGGACGGTCCGCATCTGATCTCCGTATCCTCTCCTGGTTACATCTCCACCGAGCAGCGGGTTCTCCTCACAGACGATCTCACCCCTCTCGAAGACGCCGCCCTCTCCTTTGTCCTGGAGAGTTACCCGTACGGATCCCTGACCATCACCAGCAAATCAGAAGGTGCGATGATCTATCTGCACGGGAAGGATACCGGCGAGGTGACCCCGCATACCTTCAGGTACATGCGGATCGGCACCTATGATCTGAAAGTAATCTTCGGGGGTACTTCGCAGACTCGCGATGACGTCACCGTCCTGCCTGACCGGGATACGGTGTGCCGGTTCGATCTATGA
- a CDS encoding nucleoside recognition domain-containing protein, giving the protein MTDALSATAAAGYLVRAVGLITIGVVLANVITETGIISRLRFLSYPISRVSGISSGSSLALVAMIADATAGKSMLAAFYHDGRVGRDEVVPTLLMGTFPAVLGESLFRVQLPTAIVLLGPVIGGIYTGLNLLSTLIQTAGAVIWLKVFRGKTPGALREEGEPSRINFDRRTLRAGGLKAVSSLKRIVPITVVATLLFFALYALGVVDLVAALVAPVLGLIGVPGESIAAIVAQALHFSAGYAVVGSLMAAGVLSTEQALITLIAGSMVVITMIYLKYSVPLYLSLFGEEGPGIVAKTYLASMAAKVITILIVIAVF; this is encoded by the coding sequence ATGACCGACGCCCTCTCGGCAACGGCGGCAGCAGGCTATCTTGTGAGAGCGGTCGGCCTGATCACCATCGGGGTCGTCCTTGCAAATGTCATCACCGAGACCGGGATCATCTCGCGGCTCCGGTTCCTCTCCTATCCGATCTCCCGGGTATCCGGGATCTCCTCCGGCTCGTCCCTCGCCCTCGTCGCCATGATCGCCGACGCCACCGCCGGAAAATCCATGCTCGCCGCCTTCTATCACGACGGCCGCGTCGGGCGGGACGAGGTGGTCCCGACGCTCCTGATGGGCACCTTTCCGGCCGTCCTTGGTGAATCGCTCTTCCGGGTCCAGCTCCCGACTGCAATCGTTCTTCTCGGTCCGGTGATCGGCGGGATCTATACGGGCCTGAACCTTCTTTCCACTCTCATCCAGACTGCCGGAGCGGTAATATGGCTCAAAGTGTTCAGGGGGAAAACTCCAGGCGCTCTTCGAGAAGAGGGAGAACCGTCCCGGATCAACTTCGACCGCCGGACCCTCAGGGCAGGGGGTTTAAAGGCCGTTTCCTCCCTCAAACGCATCGTCCCGATCACCGTCGTCGCCACGCTTCTGTTCTTCGCTCTCTATGCCCTGGGCGTGGTAGATCTGGTCGCCGCTCTGGTTGCGCCGGTCCTCGGGCTCATCGGTGTTCCCGGTGAGAGCATTGCGGCGATCGTTGCGCAGGCCCTCCATTTCTCGGCAGGCTATGCCGTGGTGGGATCGCTCATGGCGGCCGGTGTCCTTTCGACTGAGCAGGCGCTGATCACCCTGATCGCCGGCTCGATGGTGGTGATCACGATGATCTACCTCAAGTACTCTGTGCCCCTCTACCTCTCCCTCTTCGGCGAAGAGGGGCCCGGCATTGTTGCGAAGACCTATCTGGCGAGCATGGCGGCGAAGGTGATCACGATCCTGATCGTGATCGCCGTCTTCTGA